In Marmota flaviventris isolate mMarFla1 chromosome 17, mMarFla1.hap1, whole genome shotgun sequence, a single genomic region encodes these proteins:
- the Taco1 gene encoding translational activator of cytochrome c oxidase 1, with product MAFWAAANVSKTAARCLRARGPGFPAASRFASHPEPPGYGPVAGKKLHLTAAALAGHNKWSKVRHIKGPKDTERSRIFSKLCLSIRLAVKEGGPDPESNSHLANILEVCRSKHMPKSTIEAALKMEKTKGIYLLYEGRGPGGSSLLIEALSNSGSKCQSDIRHILNKNGGIMTEGARHSFDKKGVVVVGVEDREKKAVNLERALELAIEAGAEDVKEAEDEEEKNLFKFICDASSLHQVRNKLDSLGLCSVSCTLEFIPTSTVRLADPDLEQAAHLIQALGNYEDVIHVYDNIE from the exons ATGGCGTTTTGGGCTGCCGCCAACGTGAGCAAAACAGCTGCCCGATGCTTGCGGGCGCGAGGCCCCGGGTTCCCTGCGGCTTCTCGGTTCGCCTCCCACCCAGAGCCTCCGGGCTACGGCCCTGTTGCGGGCAAGAAGCTGCACCTTACCGCGGCGGCCCTCGCCGGGCACAACAAATGGTCCAAAGTCCGGCACATTAAGGGTCCCAAGGATACAGAAAGGAGTCGCATCTTCTCCAAACTCTGTCTGAGCATCCGCCTGGCGGTTAAAG agGGAGGCCCTGACCCTGAGAGCAACAGCCACCTAGCTAATATCCTAGAGGTGTGTCGCAGCAAGCATATGCCCAAATCAACAATTGAGGCAGCGCTAAAAATGGAG AAAACTAAGGGCATTTATTTGCTGTATGAGGGTCGAGGCCCTGGTGGCTCTTCTCTGCTCATTGAGGCATTATCTAACAGTGGCTCCAAGTGCCAGTCAGACATTCGACATATCCTGAACAAGAATGG ggGAATAATGACAGAAGGAGCTCGTCATTCTTTTGACAAAAAGGGGGTGGTTGTGGTTGGAGTGGAAGACAGAGAGAAGAAAGCTGTGAACCTAGAGCGTGCCCTGGAGCTGGCAATTGAAGCCGGAGCTGAAGATGTCAAGGAGgctgaagatgaagaagaaaagaacctTTTTAAA TTTATTTGTGATGCCTCTTCACTGCATCAAGTGAGGAACAAGCTGGACTCTCTGGGCTTATGCTCTGTGTCCTGTACACTGGAGTTCATCCCCACCTCAACAGTGCGACTGGCTGACCCCGACCTGGAGCAGGCTGCTCATCTCATCCAGGCTCTTGGCAACTATGAGGATGTGATTCATGTCTATGACAACATTGAATGA